One stretch of Mycolicibacterium fallax DNA includes these proteins:
- the argC gene encoding N-acetyl-gamma-glutamyl-phosphate reductase: MTSVAIAGASGYAGGEILRLLLGHPAYADGRLQIGALTAASSAGSTLAEHHPHLLPLADRVLQPTDADTLAGHDVVFLGLPHGHSAAIAEQLGPDVLVVDCGADFRLTDPAAWQRYYGSEHAGSWPYGLPELPGHRDALRGTTRIAVPGCYPTSALLAMLPAVAAGLVTPAINVVAVSGTSGAGRAAKVDLLAAEVIGSARAYNIGGAHRHTPEIAQGLQAVSDHPVTVSFTPVLIPTARGILATCTAPTTAGIEQFREVYEKAYADEPFVYLLPEGRLPRTGSVVGSNAAQLAIAVDADAGVFVAVCAIDNLVKGTGGAAVQSMNLALGWPETEGLSTVGVAP; the protein is encoded by the coding sequence ATGACCAGCGTCGCGATTGCCGGAGCCAGCGGATACGCCGGCGGTGAGATCCTCCGACTGCTGCTCGGCCACCCCGCGTACGCCGACGGGCGGCTGCAGATCGGCGCGCTGACCGCCGCATCCAGCGCCGGCAGCACGCTGGCCGAGCACCACCCGCACCTGCTGCCGCTGGCCGACCGGGTCCTGCAACCCACCGACGCCGACACCCTGGCCGGCCACGACGTGGTCTTCCTCGGCCTGCCGCACGGGCATTCGGCCGCCATCGCCGAACAACTCGGCCCGGACGTGCTGGTCGTCGACTGCGGCGCGGACTTCCGGCTCACCGACCCCGCCGCCTGGCAGCGGTACTACGGCTCCGAGCACGCCGGCAGCTGGCCCTACGGCCTGCCCGAACTCCCGGGCCACCGCGACGCCCTGCGCGGCACCACGCGGATCGCGGTTCCCGGCTGCTACCCGACCTCGGCGCTGCTGGCCATGCTGCCTGCGGTCGCCGCCGGGCTGGTCACCCCGGCGATCAACGTCGTCGCGGTCAGCGGCACCTCCGGCGCCGGGCGGGCCGCCAAGGTCGACCTGCTGGCCGCCGAGGTCATCGGCTCGGCCCGGGCCTACAACATCGGCGGCGCACACCGGCACACCCCGGAAATCGCCCAAGGCCTGCAGGCCGTCAGCGACCACCCGGTCACGGTCTCCTTCACCCCGGTGCTGATCCCCACCGCCCGCGGCATCCTGGCCACCTGCACCGCGCCCACCACCGCCGGCATCGAGCAGTTCCGGGAGGTGTACGAAAAGGCCTACGCCGACGAACCGTTCGTGTACCTGCTGCCCGAGGGCCGGCTGCCGCGCACCGGCTCGGTGGTCGGCTCCAACGCCGCCCAGCTGGCCATCGCGGTGGACGCCGACGCCGGTGTGTTCGTCGCGGTCTGCGCGATCGACAACCTGGTCAAGGGCACCGGCGGGGCCGCCGTGCAATCGATGAACCTCGCCCTGGGCTGGCCGGAGACCGAGGGCCTGAGCACGGTAGGAGTCGCGCCATGA